A region of Heteronotia binoei isolate CCM8104 ecotype False Entrance Well chromosome 2, APGP_CSIRO_Hbin_v1, whole genome shotgun sequence DNA encodes the following proteins:
- the LOC132566003 gene encoding zinc finger protein OZF-like, translated as MLEETYKCLECGMNFSDQTQYNVHLGMHIGKKNHQCLEYGKEMIHRAEFLRHLRAHTGDKPYTCTDCGKSFSQKSDLFQHHRIHSGEKPFIYFKNGIMFFAGKKCKMQIPKHSIMKTCKCFQCGKYFRYKSKLLLHQRIHIGEQLFECTECGKRFHQSSLKKHQRTHAGKKPFECSECGKRFSQSGHLQCHFRTHTGEKPFECSECGKRFSQNSDLQKHQRTHTGEKPFECSECGMRFSRSGHLQRHFRTHTGEKPFECSECGKKFSHSSSLQSHQRTHTGEMPFECSECGKRFSLSSSLQKHLGTHTGEKPFECSQCGKRFSLSSNLQIHLRIHTGEKPFECSECGKRFRQSSALQSHLRIHTGEKLFECSECGKRFSRSGHLQNHLRTHTGEKPFECSECGKRFTHSSNLLKHQRTHTGEKPYECSVCGRTFSQSGHFQSHLRTHTGEKPFECSACGKRFSHSSNLLKHQRTHTGEKPYECSECGRRFSQSGHLQSHRRTHTKEKPFNCSVWKDIQPQWPS; from the coding sequence ATGTTGGAGGAAACCTAcaagtgcttggagtgtggaatgaacttctcagATCAAACCCAATATAATGTCCATTTGGGAATGCACATTGGAAAGAAGAACCATCAGTGCCTGGAATACGGAAAGGAAATGATTCATAGAGCAGAGTTCCTTAGACATCTTAGGGCACATACAGGAGACAAACCTTATACCTGCACAGATTGTGGCAAGAGTTTCTCACAGAAATCAGACCTTTTTCAACATCACAGAATTCATTCAGGAGAGAAGCCCTTTATCTATTTCAAGAATGGAATTATGTTTTTTGCTGGAAAAAAGTGCAAAATGCAAATTCCAAAGCACAGCATAATGAAGACATGTAAATGCTTTCAGTGTGGAAAATACTTCAGATACAAATCAAAGCTTCTTTTGCACCAAAGGATCCACATAGGGGAGCAActatttgaatgcacagagtgtggaaagagattccatcAGAGTTCCCTTAAAAAACATCAAAGGACTCACGCAGgaaagaagccctttgaatgctcagagtgtgggaagagattcagtcagagtggccatcttcagtgtCATTttagaactcacacaggggagaagccttttgaatgctcagagtgtgggaagagattcagtcagaatagcgatcttcaaaagcatcaaagaacccacacgggggagaagccttttgaatgctcagagtgtgggatgaGATTCAGccgcagtggccatcttcagcgtCATtttagaacccacacaggggagaagccttttgaatgctcagagtgtgggaagaaattcagtcatagtagcagtcttcaaagtcatcaaagaacccacaccggAGAgatgccttttgaatgctcagaatgtgggaagagattcagtctgagtagcagtcttcaaaaacatctaggaacccacacaggagagaagccttttgaatgctcacagtgtgggaagagattcagtctgagtagcaatcttcaaattcatctaagaatccacacaggggagaagccttttgaatgctcagagtgtgggaagagattcagacaAAGTAGcgctcttcaaagtcatctaagaatccacacaggagagaagcttttcgaatgctcagagtgtgggaagagattcagccgcagtggccatcttcaaaatcatctaagaacccacacaggagagaagccttttgaatgttcagagtgtgggaagagattcactcACAGTAGTAATCTTCTAaaacatcaaagaacccacacaggggagaagccttatgaatgctcagtgtgtgggagGACATTCagccaaagtggccattttcaaagtcatctaagaacccacacaggagagaagccttttgaatgctcagcgtgtgggaagagattcagtcacagtagcaatCTTTTAAAAcatcaaagaacacacacaggggagaagccttatgaatgctcagagtgtgggaggcGATTCAGccaaagtggccatcttcaaagtcatcgaAGAACCCACACAAAGGAGAAGCCTTTTAACTGCTCAGTGTGGAAAGATATTCAGCCACAGTGGCCATCTTaa
- the LOC132567783 gene encoding zinc finger protein 665-like, with translation MGSVRTFGKMWGGSVKAEAEFSEAEGAPSEEGQRAQAPECAQDGKWQRRDLIKPYSLQRSGNALSTSGSAGDDQRNGEDEELHHLSSDEIKNEDVRRNVRTQSMSQRQEFRQRHQRTQTVEKPIECSQCGKRFSHSSNLLKHQRTHTGEKPYECSECGKRFSQNSNLQSHLRTHTGEKPFECSECGKTFSYNSNLQSHLRAHTGEKPFECSECGKRFSHNSSLQSHLRTHTGEKPFECSECGKGFCYSGHFQLHLRTHTGEKPFECLECGKRFSHNSSLQSHLRTHNGEKPFKCSECGKRFSQSSNLQSHHRTHTGEKPFECTECAKRFSRSGNLRSHQKTHTGEKPFKCSECGKKFTDSSTLQQHLRTHKREKPFECSQCGKRFSHSCYLQLHKRSHTGEKPFECSECGKRFSQNSNLQSHLRTHTGEKPFECSECGKTFSYNSHLQKHQRNHKGEKPFECSECGKRFSHNTNLQSHLRAHTGEKPFECSECGKRFSQNSSLQSHLRTHTGEKPFECTECGKRFSWSNNLRSHQKTHTGEKPFECSECGKRFSDTSKLLSHLRTHTGEKPYVCSECGKRFKHSSSLQKHHRTHTGEKSFECPECGKRFSQNSSLQSHLRTHTGEKPFECSECGKRFRYSGHFQFHLRTHTGEKPFECSECGKRFSHNSSLQSHQKTHTGEKPFKCSECGKKFTDSSTLQNHLRTHTGEKPFECSECGKRFSQSSNLLSHLRTHTGEKPYECSDCGKRFSHSGSLKYHQRTHTGQKPFECPECWKRFIQSGDFQSHLRTHTGEKPFECSECGKRFSRSDNLRSHLRAHTGEKPFECSECGKRFSDTSNLLSHLRTHTGEKPYECSECGKRFKHSSSLRKHQRTHTGEKPFECPECGKKFSQRSSLHLHKRSHTGENPLFPIVSNMTDQLTNFPSLAKS, from the exons atgggttCTGTTCGTACCTTCGGGAAG atgtggggaggaTCCGTGAAGGCAGAAGCAGAGttctctgaggcagaaggagctccgTCAGAGGAAGGTCAGAGGGCGCAGGCCCCGGAGTGTGCCCAAGATGGTAAGTG GCAGCGAAGAGACCTTATCAAGCCGTATTCTTTGCAGAGAAGTGGAAATGCTCTTTCAACCTCTGGTTCAG CAGGAGATGATCAGAGGAATGGGGAGGATGAGGAACTGCATCATCTGTCATCCGATGAAATCAAGAATGAAGATGTGAGAAGAAATGTCAGGACTCAAAGCATGTCTCAGAGGCAGGAATTCAGGCAAAGG catcaaagaacccaaaCAGTGGAGAAGCCtattgaatgctcacagtgtgggaagagattcagtcacagtagcaatCTTCTAAAACaccaaagaacacacacaggggagaagccttatgaatgctcagagtgtgggaagagattcagtcagaacagcaatcttcaaagtcatctaagaactcacacaggagagaaaccttttgaatgctcagagtgtgggaagacatTCAGCTACAAtagcaatcttcaaagtcatctaagagcccacacaggagagaaaccttttgaatgctcagagtgtgggaagagattcagtcataacaGTAGTCTTCAAAGTCACctaagaacccacactggggaaaagccttttgaatgctcagagtgtgggaagggaTTCTGCTACAGTGGCCATTTTCAActtcatctaagaacccacacaggagagaaaccttttgaatgcttagagtgtgggaagagattcagtcataacaGTAGTCTTCAAAGTCACCTAAGAACCCACAATGGGGaaaagccttttaaatgctcagagtgtgggaagagattcagtcagagtagcaatcttcaaagtcatcacagaacccacacaggggaaaagccttttgaatgcacagagtgtgcgaagagattcagtcggagtggcaatcttcgaagtcatcaaaaaacccacacaggggagaagccttttaaatgctcagagtgtgggaagaaattcactgacagtagcactcttcaacaacatctaagaacccacaaaagggagaagccttttgaatgctcacagtgtgggaagagattcagccacAGTTGCTATCTTCAACTGCATAAAAgatcccacacaggggagaagccttttgaatgctcagagtgtgggaagagattcagtcagaacagcaatcttcaaagtcatctaagaactcacacaggagagaaaccttttgaatgctcagagtgtgggaagacatTCAGCTACAAtagccatcttcaaaagcatcagagaaaccacaaaggagagaaaccttttgaatgctcagagtgtgggaagagattcagtcataataccaatcttcaaagtcatctaagagcccacacaggagagaaaccttttgaatgctcagagtgtgggaagagattcagtcagaacagtagtcttcaaagtcatctaagaacccacacaggggaaaaaccttttgaatgcacggagtgtgggaagagattcagttggagtaacAATCTTCGAAgtcatcaaaaaacccacacaggggagaagccttttgaatgctcagagtgtggcaaGAGATTTAGTGACACTAGCAAACTTCtcagtcatctaagaacccacacaggggagaagccttatgtatgctcagagtgtgggaagagattcaaacACAgcagcagtcttcaaaagcatcatagaacccacacaggggagaagtcttttgaatgcccagagtgtgggaagagattcagtcagaacagTAGTCTTCAAAGTCACctaagaacccacactggggaaaagccttttgaatgctcagagtgtgggaagagattccgctacagtggccattttcaatttcatctacgaacccacacaggggagaagccttttgaatgctcagagtgtgggaagagattcagtcataatagcagtcttcaaagtcatcaaaaaacccacacaggggagaagccttttaaatgctcagagtgtgggaagaaattcactgacagtagcactcttcaaaatcatctaagaacccacacaggggagaagccttttgaatgctctgagtgtgggaaaagattcagtcagagtagcaatcttcTAAGTCATctaaggacccacacaggggagaagccttatgaatgctcagactgtgggaagagattcagtcacagtggcagtctcaagtatcatcaaagaacccacacggggcagaagccttttgaatgcccagagtgttggaagagattcattcagagtggTGATTTTCAAAGTCAtctacgaacccacacaggggaaaagccttttgaatgctcggagtgtgggaagagattcagtcggagtgacaaCCTTCGAAGTCATCTAAgagcccacacaggagagaaaccttttgaatgctcagagtgtgggaagagatttagtgaCACTAGCAATCTTCtaagtcatctaagaacccacacaggggagaagccttatgaatgctcagagtgtgggaagagattcaaacACAGCAGCAGTCTTcgaaagcatcaaagaacccacacaggggagaagccttttgaatgcccagagtgtgggaagaaatttagTCAGAGGAGCAGTCTTCATCTGCATAAAAgatcccacacaggggaga ACCCCTTGTTTCCCATCGTGTCTAATATGACCGATCAACTCACCAACTTTCCGTCGCTGGCGAAGTCCTGA